The genomic DNA cagaaCAATGTTAGTGCTGTTGTGCCTTATAGCTACTGTCCTACCTTGGACCGTTGTTGAAGGCATGAGAAGTTGCTGGGCCGACTCAAGAGGCCCCGGGGAAGTATGTCggtaagtttattttatttcttaatttttaattcaaaagtatGACTCTTAATGAAACTTACACATGTGGTCAATTTCGAGTGATGttcaattgtttacattttctttctattttacaaattaaacgGTGTGAAAGCAGGTATTTGCGTATTTGTCTGATATAGCGAGTCTGATCACTTTTGAGTGAAAAGTAGAAATCCTTTgagaaataaaacatgaaaataaagattttttcagGTTTTCTCTGAGTGCCTGTATGTACAGAAAAGGAAAGCCAGTATGTTGTAGGTGTTGATTATTGTTTCTACGTCCTTTTcactttaagcttatattagtTTTATTTCCAGTCCGACCACGTTTTACacatttctgtatgttttattCTGTACACGGCCTTTAACCCTATACTTGTCGCCtgaaacgcgcatatataaagTGTTTTACAAGTACGTGATCtcacctttacattttatcaaattcatCTCTTGAAAACGACAATTACAGCTACTGCAGAGAATCAAATGTCTCACagattattatattttatcttaggGTTTTAAAAGTTGTGACATTATAGCAATGTACATAATGAGATACGTTCAAAACATTTGCAGCTGAtcaattgcaaaaaaaacaaaacaactttgtTTCACAATTACTGTAGCGCATTTCGGTGATTGATTTTAAGTTGATGCATTTGAATATGACAATGTTTTTATGAGTCCTTATAGGAgcattattttaacttgtcatataCCTTTAATTTCAGGAAATTGTTTAATATCTTCAtaacaaatatcataaaatgcattattttcatttcagatttGGTACTGTTGTGAAAGGAGGTGGCGAAATGGAGATTAGCTATAACTTCACCTTTCCGTTTTCTCAGATTTGTTGTCAGGCATTGAGCTGCACGAACACTAAATGTAGTTTTATGCGTGTCGGGTGTCATACGAATGGTAACATAGTTCCAATCCAGACAGCACCACTGCCTTGGGAAGTTCCAAATATAGAGCCAATGATGAGATGTTATGAACCACCTGGTATGGGCACTGTTTTTAGATTTTCAGCGGCACTTGTACCAGAATCATAATCTCATTATAATGGTTTTGAACATCTGaggaaattttattaaaaagctGTAGATGTTTTATTATTGACTCTTTTACTAATAAATGttgctttttattatttaaattgatGAGAAACtattgcattaaaatatttatattggatTTCTTTGCTATGTAAACGTTGCCAAATTTAAATTAAGATCTGAATATGTCAATGTTGTGTTGCTATTTGATATGTAACCTTCTTCcaaatttatattgatattttaagaagaaaacatttttgtagtGTAATATTTACTATTAAATGCCATAACGGTGTTTCATTGGAATGGATTTATTGTTTGCACCCTgtggtaactttaaaaatataaaatatttttcatgaaacttagtaatATGAAAGTATGtatgttcttttattttgttgctataTCAAAACAACAAGTTaagatgtgaaaaaaaaaatgtaaattttgtgataaCTTCAAAAGgacatgaaacttggtaaaacacgaaaacaattaaaacaaaaacacgaGTGTTGTTTTGGTTTTCTCACTTTGCCCATCCGCTCATCaattttaaaagtacaaacaaACAAGGACAAATACCCAACGGAAGAAAGCCACGTCCCAAACCGCATATTTCCCAAACGTTATCCCAGCATTCGGACGCGCACTCGactaacacacacacaccagcacaaaacaaacatattaggTAAAAGCGAACATACAAAGGAACACaattggggcaccgccttggaacggtcagtagtaCAACCACCACTTGGGAGATTATACCGGTTAATGGTGCACCTAACCgcactcttacccctaccatgttccagaGGCACAGGCCAGCGtcaataaaagttatccccgccaggtgaaaccctaaaaTACGCAGTGGCAGAAGGCATGTTAATATGTCGAATACAAAAATACGCCTGTATATAAAAGCAAacaacgcatgtactcaatgtctttaaAGAAGACAAAGCAACAAGGAAACATACTTAATGAGTCCGACGAAACAATCCAgaagacagaaattaaaatagCTCATCGGCATGATTAGAGAACTACGAATTAGAGTCATCTACCTCTTTCGTCAGTCACAAGCAAAGAGGAAAACGTAGCGTCCAAATGTTAAAAAGCTGAACAACAAATATGttgtatgtctcaaaacagttgggttaTAACTTATTTTCATACAACGTTTAATAACATTACTACCGgtaaatacaatttgaaaatagCCCGAAATCTTGCAaggtttgtaaaccacatccccgtAAAATCGGTGTTTGTTACACCTTCTCGTAGAAGTTcctttaaattacaattatatttCAAACCCAAACCTGAATTATGATTGTAAATTATACAAAGTATTTATGTAATTTATAATAATGATAGCcttgttgaagaagcttatttgtaatatatcaaTAACGTCCATTGAAAtactcaacatgactacacgctcttgcaaactgaattaattgagaaatatatagcCCATGAGATGTTGCCCGGGGTTCATCCCAAAACAGATGGGGAAATTAACAATACTTATCATCCCTtctgtcataaattttggtatgtataaaattattacaaatagagATAcataaatctagaaatgaaacagTACTATTCGAAGTGTTAGTTTTACTTAACTGGAGATCCCGGGGAAAACGTTATCCACAGTAAGAGCAAAAGCGGATTCTCCTAATTAGGAATATCAtacagatagcgtgatgtattattaattGCAGCAAAAatgtctgcctgcgtatctggagaaaggctcaacataaaatctatttcataacaatataaaaacaaatctgcgacaaggtgCGCACATTGTGTTCACACGGGAACACCAATTATTTGTCTGAAAGCTGCGTCCCCAAACCTgacataaatattgttcaataaaaataggctctacaaacttcgtcacagatCCCGTTTAGTATAATTATTTACAACGCAACTAGTAAATAATCGAAATTTCAAGACAGGAAAGTAGTATTTTCCCTGGTAAAAGacttttgaatttggacagttagtttttttttattcattgaaATATGCGGTAAAGCGGTATACCAAGTAGAAACATCGTATTTACTAACTGAAGACACCTTGTGATTATTAATtctaaacttatccaggatttcgccagaattgtTTACCAACCAAAAGGTTTTTACCAGAGTTGTTTTTCCACGTTGGAATTTACAGCACTAGGGCGTAATGGTAATAACTCGGAAATATTTGTAGTGGTACAAGAGCCTGAATTAGCGATAAAACGAACTTTATGTGGTTATTTATGTATTTGGAATCCAATACATGGTTCGATGTTAAATTTGCTGGTCATCTATGCGAACTCAATTagaaaattagaaacttcagcgATGTGATCAGAAACCAAGTATTGTTCAACAGAAGAACTCAATGTATAAGCTTAAGAACTATTTAGTTAGTTccgtaaaacattaatataatgtaggcgtcaaatgatgataatattgttggccacCTTGTCTGCTGGAATCTTGTCTGCCGGAACTAAAACATACTTGAATTAAATCCTTAGATTTTCTTTTTTAGATGTCTTAAATTAAACTTTGGTTTGGTGGAATTAGGTGCTCATTggttttataaacatttatacaaGAATAGACAATGCTAAGATATTACGTTTTCGAGATGATAATGCACTGGGAGTAGCATTGTCATGAACACAAAAAGTTTCAATGGATTCCGCAATCTGATCACGACATGCATCAAAATCAATATTTGAAGGAATTCTGTATGTGATCATGGCACTCGGACAAAGATATAAAGAAgtatgtaaaatatacaaataatttcattacgttcctttgtttgtctgtttttccGTCTACCTGTACAGTCGTCAGTCACAGTCCAAACGAAAAAACACAATGACCCTTATGTCTCAGTGTAAAGTacattaatttcaatataatcgGAAAaggagatccctcggaagcaccgagaacaaggcaaacagtgaaaattgcagactcggtttcattgagtctgttcatgagcagtaatggaaaatgcaacactgcccacgcccactagcaccgacttaagcagtagtcaatcttcaaatctaaatgagttcaAGTCGAGAAAACGTACAAAATTGCCCATTTTCTTCTTTCCCAACAAGCCGCTATTGGTACTCATATTCAAACCTTCGCAGGAAATGGTGATCACGATACTGTTCTTACTGACACATTTGCATGCGTGAACAGAGTTAATGCAACATGAAGGAAAGTTCATCCCCGGGACAAAGTTAACATGTTAACATGTTTGAAGTTACAAAGGCACATGCCAATTTAGAACAGGTTCATAAATATGCAATTTCAGTATGTAAATAGTATGTGAACTTCTTTTAGAGACAGTATCCTCAATATGCTAGGCAAATAGATCCTAAACACTATTTCAATAAAAACGATGATCTTCCGTAGCGGAggggttaaggtcactgactgcGAATCTATCGCTTTTACTGATCTTGATTCGAAACCTCGCATATGATGATGGCATCCAAATGGCTGACTGGCTCCATCCAGATACCCCTCCCTGATGATGAAATGCCCAGAAGGACACACGGGGTCTTtcattcttaaaaaaaacaagaatccTTAGATATCTCTCCTTTAAGGAAAATAATTGTATCATTCTCAGTGATGTTCGGAAAATACAGACATTCTAAACAGTCAATTTAAGGCAGTGTTAAAgatcatttgtttattttgttaactaTATCAACGGCAGTGCCATTTGACAGTCTTAAAATGTCTctccgtacttggactcagtgttgttatactttcaggtcctttgagatcatggcgTACACTCAATTTTACTATTAAGCTGGTGCTATGGTGTGTCAGGGGTGTTGAACTGTTCATTGCATCTCATggacagactaaatcaaaccgagtttgctattatctTTTGCTTGTTTGCGTTCTGTACATATGACAGATCTTCTTGTAGATTTAATTCATAGGAAACCTGCATACCTTACCTCAAATGACCCCAGTTTACACTTCCCTAAGATATCATAAATTACATCACATCAGTCGATGTTTGGGGATGTTTGGGGTAACGCTGAAGAAACTTCATCCACACAATGCCACTGGTACAGATATCATACAGGCGCGACTCTTAGAGGAATGATCTAGAGACTTTATTACGACACACTTTTATATATCTGGACATCCttcaaataaatagaaataaaaaaggacTGATATATTACCAATGTTCCTCCAATAGTCAATAAGAATAGCACTTTTTAACCAGTCTTTCTGACTCCCATATGATCTAGTGTGACGAAACATATCATTCACTGTAACAACATGAGACAATTCGAAAAGCCAAATATTCTTATTAAATCTCATCATGGACTCCAAAACATGGCCAGAAGATTGTCTGGAATCAAATAAGAAGACATGTTCCCACATTTTGCCAATTTCTACTGAATCAAGAGCTTTCTCTTGAAGTGGATAAAGCGCTTATTAGgcgaatgaaaaaaataaaaaatactgacGGAGGGTTCAATATCAACTAAGTTGATGTCTAATCAGTGGTCCAGAATAAAACTTCATATCGGAAAAGCAAGATATATAAAAGGTATATGCATAGAGAAAATATGTATCTAaactattttgtttgaaatatatccataaacaattctttttttttttcttttaagatacTTTTATGTTGAAGGCCATCTTGAAAACCTGAAAATAGCATCAATTGATAAAGCAGAtgcaaaactgaaatttctgcatttttaaataataaatgggaCATTTGCGCTATCCTTTTGGAGAAGGCCTCTTGTATATTAATTATTAACTGCGTCCatgttgaaaatgttataaatggATCGTCTAGTCAAACAAACTTTTGGGGTACTTTAAAACTTAGCTATAAAGCATAAAGTACAGTTGTGGAAAGTTTGGAGTTTTCGTCCGCCTTGTCTAAATTAGGCTTAAAATACGGGATTTTCACTTACCTAGAACAGTCACATTTTATACCAATTACATCATTTACATCTAGGTATCATTTGATATGATAATCAACTGAGTCACAGTGTGCTATGTCAAGGTTTGTCAAAGAAAGGAACATTTCAAATTAGTGTAAATCTTTTCTGATAACAAGACATGTTATTTTGTAACTGTTCTATTTTTGAACTGCGGACTGATGTTTATGTTTGATATTTGACAGTTTCCGCGTAAAACAGGTTATGCGTTACATATTTTGCGTGAAAAACACGTTTTCGTTAGTACTTTTGATTTGATATGTCCAGAGATAAAATAGCCCGTAATTCAATCCTTGTTATTAACAATGATTTTTTACTTCTGGCTTTCAATGTAtcaattatatttcatatttctgttgaATGGAAACAAAGCACGTTCATATATTCAACTAtttataaattctacaaaaactaTAATAATTGTGCATTTACTAGACAATTCGTATATATGGTTACAATGGTTACATACACATGTGTTAAAATATGGAATTGTTGTTACATTTGCTGGTTCTTTAGAACCATATAGCTCACTCAATGTTTTTGATTACTGGAATCCCGCTGCAGCCAGTCCCACGAACACATCAAATTAGAccaagtctgttattattttgcttgattgcattttCAGCTTCCAAAGACTCGTCTAgcagtttttatttttgaaaatattcttgttttcTAAATATTGCTCTTAgtctatatattttgtttttacagtaatAATGTACACATGCATGCATTTTTACGTACAGTACTAATTGgtttccttttattttgttttgttcttaattTCTATCTCGCTTACATGTAATATTGCCTCTTTCCAAAAGGAATAAATAGAATTATTCCTAACGTTTCATTATAAGATATTATATTCTTGAAATAGTGATATTTCAAGCAAACAAATATTAACAATTTATTCAAACATAGCTATAAATTACACTGAATCTACATAttactataaaattattttatactatCTTAATGATGTGTGCAAAGTGTTGTTtcttttgtgggttttttttcaacacataataatttacatttgtaaAATGATGATTTGCAAATATCAtctatcattttaattttcagcAATTTTGTACTAGTAATGCAAGACTGTTTAATGTTGCGTATACAATGTTGTCACGCACACCAGTCGTGATTtgtaaagttttgttttgtacaaattACTGACATAATATCTTTCTGCTTCAGCAGCATATAGTGATAGAACGGCCGTTTCAGGTGCTGGAGGTCCTAAGTTCGGTGTCTGgacacgtcataccaaagattttaacctttacccagtTTGGCAGTACCATTTTCTATTTGAAGGAGTTTTCActaaacatttactgactgaacagagAACAGTGTagacctagatcagcctgcacgggcatgcaggctgatctttgtcgacattgatcgcaaaggcagaaacacttgccaccAGCCAGCTAGGTCTAAGCATTTAAAAGAGAAACTGACTTCTCTTCCCTCATATCCTTTAGGTGATTAATTTTATTACGATTTAGGTGTTAAGAATTATTAACATAAGATGTAGAttgaacaaatgcagatattgtaaAATGCCGCAAATACAAATAAATGTCACCCTGttctaaaagttttgtttgtagCTATTCTATTTATCAGCAATTTTCATAGATGTACGTGCTTCATTATGTTTATTCCGAGAAGTAAATGCAAATATTAATGATGTGCACAGATACATTCTGTGCTAAAATGAACTAATAAAACTAATGAATTGCTCGTACATTCCGCATAACACTGCACATTTGTTTCATGAATACAAGTACGACAAACATAATTCCAAGGCCATATTCATGCCTAACGTATCGGTCATTGGACCAGATTTCAGATAAGGTGACCTTATATAGCAATAcattcattaagtttgcattaaattatttatcacgacatttaaatttatcaaatgtgatatattttatttgcatGCGCATTTAGTAGACTAGCGATACAATTACTTATTTTAGCTATTAAATACTACTTGTCTCTCACACTTCTGTACTGCTTTAAagattttgaatattaaaatcaTGTGATGTTTGTCAACGTACTTTCTTTCTAATCTAAATGTGCAAAATATAAGATATTAAATAGGCAGTTCGgcttgtacttttagcatgtgtaattgttgagttctgctcaacccggggctagagggcgtggacggtagcatgcatttaaactaccgtccatgaacaggctcaatcaaaccgagcctgcaacattttcgttttttgttgtgttgagcgacctgtggagtttccactttttctattttataatgaATTATATGCTGTAAAAAATCGCAAATACTTAtctactatttttatttttattctaggACAGGGCAGGTAACTTTACACGTTTGATAAATGCTCCGCCGTATAAGTTTGATACACAGCCTTAATAATTATTCGGTGTAGTATTatttggtatcaacaggaagtGACTTTATTGTTATGATTATAGTGTATGCATATTTGcacgatttttttttacttgcaaGAACTGTGTTATATCTTACATTTCAGTTATACTTTTACATTGCCTCTATGTCTTACTAAAAAAGGTAAACTTAAATGTTTGcaaagaaacataatattattcttGTCTGTATTCACGGTCTATTCAGATCATTGTAAACGGGAAAATGCGGAAAGAGCATCATACTTACGTTGTGTTTCCTAAATTTAGAAAAATGACGTTACTTCTAAATCAAAACAGCGCAAAAATAACTCTTAAGCTAAAACATATTACTGTGTTTCAGCTGCTAAATGTTTTTACTTGAATATGACACAGAATTACGctgttaaaattatatttgtttgaaCTGTAACTTCTAGTTTGCG from Mercenaria mercenaria strain notata chromosome 11, MADL_Memer_1, whole genome shotgun sequence includes the following:
- the LOC123532242 gene encoding insoluble matrix shell protein 3-like, which translates into the protein MLVLLCLIATVLPWTVVEGMRSCWADSRGPGEVCRFGTVVKGGGEMEISYNFTFPFSQICCQALSCTNTKCSFMRVGCHTNGNIVPIQTAPLPWEVPNIEPMMRCYEPPGMGTVFRFSAALVPES